From the Phoenix dactylifera cultivar Barhee BC4 chromosome 10, palm_55x_up_171113_PBpolish2nd_filt_p, whole genome shotgun sequence genome, one window contains:
- the LOC103717685 gene encoding AT-hook motif nuclear-localized protein 10-like — protein sequence MEGRESVVVSGSPEVGGGDAGGAAKDSPSSTPSPSPTPSPPAGPGAVVPPVPGIGMGIATGMSTGVGSGGEDLARKKRGRPRKYGPDGSSMALALSPTTSSSPFSPVGGDFSSKRGRGRPPGSGKRQLLAALGEWFAYSAGGNFTPHVVTIATGEDVAARILSFSQKGPRAVCILSANGAISNVTLRQPGSSGGTLTYEGRFEILSLSGSFTITENGGVRSRTGGISVSLAGPDGRVVGGGVAGLLLAASPIQVVVGSFLPNTFKEHKRKAIQEPTYSPIPTSTGVLTTARPLSQANPDDECETPASTIPGQSHGDVENSMSSNPPNLNFSSFRMAGWNGQQSSEHKPSPDINICLPGE from the exons atggaagggagggagagcgtCGTGGTGAGTGGTTCTCCTGaagttggaggaggagatgcGGGAGGGGCGGCGAAGGACTCTCCTTCTTCGACCCCATCGCCATCCCCGACTCCGTCCCCGCCTGCTGGTCCGGGAGCGGTGGTGCCGCCGGTGCCTGGCATAGGGATGGGGATAGCGACGGGCATGAGTACGGGCGTCGGGAGCGGCGGCGAGGATCTTGCGCGGAAGAAGCGGGGGAGGCCCCGCAAATACGGGCCCGACGGAAGCAGCATGGCCCTGGCGCTGTCccccaccacctcctcctcccctttctCTCCCGTCGGCGGAGACTTTTCCAGCAAACGGGGTAGAGGGCGGCCACCAGGCTCCGGCAAGCGCCAGCTCCTTGCAGCTCTCG GGGAGTGGTTTGCGTACTCAGCTGGAGGAAATTTCACACCACATGTTGTGACCATAGCCACAGGGGAG GATGTTGCTGCGAGGATACTCTCCTTCTCCCAAAAGGGCCCGCGGGCAGTTTGCATTCTCTCTGCTAATGGAGCTATCTCCAATGTCACTCTACGCCAGCCAGGTTCTTCTGGTGGCACCTTGACATATGAG GGCCGCTTTGAGATTCTATCTTTATCTGGCTCCTTCACAATTACAGAGAATGGTGGCGTACGCAGTAGAACTGGCGGGATAAGTGTCTCACTTGCTGGCCCTGATGGTCGTGTGGTTGGTGGAGGAGTTGCTGGATTACTTCTTGCGGCCAGTCCAATTCAA GTGGTCGTTGGGAGTTTCTTACCAAACACTTTTAAGGAGCATAAAAGGAAGGCTATCCAGGAACCGACATACTCGCCAATTCCAACATCTACTGGAGTATTGACAACAGCAAGGCCCCTTTCTCAGGCAAATCCTGATGATGAATGTGAAACCCCGGCCTCGACGATACCCGGGCAAAGCCATGGAGATGTGGAAAACAGCATGAGCAGCAACCCCCCAAATCTGAACTTCTCTTCTTTCCGGATGGCAGGTTGGAACGGTCAGCAATCATCGGAGCACAAACCTTCTCCTGATATTAACATATGCTTACCCGGGGAGTAG
- the LOC103717683 gene encoding uncharacterized protein LOC103717683 — MMEIRGESRDEEGKKKVEKVEVPRTQRPDTIRYFEKKMVDKGVHRMDRHPVDGLGGLHQVPKSGHGGKFTWEGPADEAYNELEPLPPAIDPNDPNYVEEEEEEPTGGRGGQDDEAEEDVMTKPSDAVVVGEVEVAKVAEAKQGVSRVEVLPPLQP; from the coding sequence ATGATGGAGATCAGAGGGGAGAGCCGTgacgaggaagggaagaagaaagtgGAGAAGGTGGAGGTGCCCCGGACGCAGCGGCCGGACACCATCCGCTACTTCGAGAAGAAGATGGTGGACAAGGGGGTCCACCGCATGGACCGCCATCCCGTGgatggcctcggcggcctccaccAGGTCCCCAAGTCCGGCCACGGCGGGAAGTTCACCTGGGAGGGCCCCGCCGACGAGGCCTACAACGAGCTCGAGCCCCTTCCGCCCGCCATCGACCCGAACGATCCCAACTACgtcgaggaagaagaggaagagcccACCGGAGGCAGAGGAGGACAAGATGACGAAGCGGAGGAGGACGTGATGACGAAGCCCAGCGATGCGGTCGTCGTTGGAGAAGTGGAGGTGGCCAAAGTGGCGGAGGCCAAGCAAGGGGTCTCCAGGGTCGAAGTCCTCCCTCCCCTCCAGCCCTAA